The genomic interval CCGATAGATGTCGGTCTGACAAAATTACCCATCTGATAGGCGTCTATAAATATTCTTCCCCCTTTTGACTAGCCACACTTGAcatccctttcttctttcttttgctTGCATCCTTTCTACTCCTGCCCTTTTCGACCAGATCCTTTTTCGCTTAACCCTCCTTTTCGCTTACACTTATCATGGCgtcctcttcttttctttcttctttggtgtcGGTTTTTTATCCTGGCTCTTCCTCTTTTGATGAATGTGCTCGAGATGACCTACGCTACACCTATGGGGTCGAGGATGACGTGCAAGTGATCATCCCTACTGGAGTACATCGATTCTTTGATCCCCCTATTAGCTCCAGCACCTTTTTCAGTGAACAATTTGTGGCTGGCTTCCGTCTTCCCATCCATCCCTTCTTTACCGATATAGGCCACTATTTTCAGATTCCTCTAGGACAACTAACACCCCACTCAATAAGAATCCTTTGTGGCTTTGTAATTCTGTGCGAAGTGTGTGAGATATCTTGGTCCGCCTATTTATTCCACTGCTTCTTCACCCTACAGCACCAAGAAGAAGGCACCTTTCATTTCCAGCCCCGTCTTCGAACTAATTTTTTCTCGTCTCTACCGCCTTCTGACCCGAGCTGGAGAGGCCAATTTTTCTTCATTGCCTTTCCCCGTGATGTGAACTGGCCCCTGCGATGGCAACAATTACCTCCCTCTTCTCTTGAACTAGGAGAGTTCCATCTAGACGCTTCTTATTTGGAAGCCTCGTCTCGCCTGGCTGGCTGGCGTATTAATCTAATGCGTCTACTATCTGAGGAATTGTTGTCCTACTTTCGCCTGAGCCATCTGACCCAAGAGACGCCTCACTCCCTGGGTaagcttttctttatgctttgtCATTACTGCATAAATATTTTATGTCTTATGGGGGGCCTGGGGAAACTAATCCCACCCTTTACCCGCTGCAGCTGTAATCCTGACCTATGCTTCATAAGTTCATCCCCTCCTTTTAAGTGACATGGAGATAATGAGACGAGGGCGAATTATCATGGAAAGAAGAGCACTGCCCCATTCGCTCTCATCCTCAATCGGTGTGGATTCCTCGTCTCATCCTCCACGCAGACCCATTCGGCGAGGGTCTCCTGCTGCTTTACCCTCTTTGCTGTCTCCTCCTACTCGCCCCTGGACGGCTAGAGCCTCTCGATCAGCCACTCCCTCTCGCCCCGGGGTTGCTCCTCGACCTCGGCCGGCTACTCCCGTTCATCCCCGGGCTCCCACTCGCCCCCGGGCCCCACGTACTGTCCAACCTGCTTCATCTACACCATTATCTCCTGTTAGTGCTCCTAGATCCACTTATATCCCTAGTCGGGGGCTCGGCGAAAGAGTGATGGGCCTTGGTGTGGGTACAAGCAATGTTTCCTTTACCAACTCTGCCTCTCGGGATGCTTACCAAGCGGCTCGTCAAGCCCGTACTGCGAATGATCGCTTGAACCAGAATGTTTCCAGTCCTTCTAGGCGCAGGGCTCGATCACCCTCAGATGACTCCGATTCTGATGACCAGCCACTATGTCAGAGGCGTCGGCGCCTAGTCCCTCGCGTAATACCAGACTCGAGCCCCTCCTCTATTCCTTCTCCTCCACGTGCAGCTGACTTTACCCCATCCCATCAGGTGATTCCACCTCCAATCCCGAGCCATGCAGACGACCTTCCTATTCCATCCAGTAATCAGACTGTGCCCCCGTTGGCTCAACCGTTCCGCACGCAACACACTCAAGGTGATGAAGCTGGCCCTTCAACACGCCCTTCGACTGTCCCTCCTGCAGAGCCCCTTCAGGGACCATCTTCGGCTCCCTCTGGTGCAACCGCCGAGCCTTCAGCTACTCCCGGCTCAGCCGTGGGTCCTTCAGGACCCCCTCCGCTTACTTATCAAGACTATTGCACTACCTTTCCTTCTGAAGCACAGTTATGGTCTCAAACAGATGTTCCCACAAGCTCTTTGAAAATGAAAGGTCGTCTGGCCACTCTATGGGAAGAAAGTCTGTAGCATATGGATTCTTTGCCTCCTCCGACCCAAATGGATCAATTCGTCCGAGTTATATATCAAGGTAACCCTCAAAAATTTCCCAACTGTTGTTTTTCCTGCTTTTATCAGATACTTCTGGCATATTTCAGGCCTGTGCAGAATCCTTGATAATGAATCATTCTTTCCATGCCACCCATCATCAGAATAAGATGTTGCAAGACCATGTGGCTGAACTGGAATTACAACTAAATGATCCTGCCCAGGCCAGTCATGCCTTGCGAGCAGAGATAAAATCTTTGACCAGTAAGAAAAATAGTCTAGAGGTATCCCTAGCCCTATCTGAGCACGACCTTGAAGAGCTTAGGGAGAAACAGAGTCAAGCTGATAATGTACACCAGCAAAGTATAAACCAGCAGGCTTCAGAGCATCAAAGAGCGATGGACCAATTAGCTCAAAAGTTACGTGCTGCCAAGGCCTTGGTGCTGGCTCAAGATCAAAGTTGAAATCACAGGAGGTCCGTTTGACATTTCAAGAGACCCAATTGGCTTCCCAAGCAACAGAGTTGGCCACTGCCAGAAGTGAACTggctcaagctagggccaccaCAGAGGGCGTGTCAACAGCTCTAGCCCTTTACAGAGAAGGGGAAAACGATCGCTGCCTGCAACACCGAGCCGAGTATCTGCGTTCTCCAGAATTTTGTGCACAGGTGGGACATCGCTTTTCCACATCTGCTATCTACGGGGCGGGAGGGGCTCTACGACAACTTCatgagcaggactatttaaggtCCATTCCACCTCCTGAATTCTTAGACCACGATCGGATCATCAAAGAGATTCCAGATGAAATATTTGCCCCTTtcgactgattttttttttactttttgtaCACAATGATTCAAAAATTGTTTGTAAAATACTTTGCTGTTTTTGTTTTCCCCTTTCAATGCTTGCCTTAAATTGCTTAGCTTTATCATGACGTTTTACATATACTCTGCTTTCACATTTCTCTTTTTTCCGATCTACTTCTCTTCGATCTGCCAACCCAACCCATAAGATAAATCATGACTTAGCTTATCTCTCGATCTGTGCCTCCAGGCCTGTCTCTTCAAACTCGATAAGGTCGTATATAATTAGCACTCTAGGGTCTATCTAGCTTCTTGCCTCgttcatcttgtaaataataggcTCCAGAGGTTAGCTTTTTAATGACTTTATAAGGTCCATCCCATTGTGGTGCTAGTTTCGTCATGCCCCCCACTGGCTTGATTTGCTTCCAGACCAaatctccttctccgaagaatcggGGAATTATTCTTCTGttgtaattttgcctcattctttgtTGATAAGCCTCCAACCGAGCCACCGTTTGATCGCGGGTCTCACTAATAAGATCCAGCTCAGCTAGCCGCCGTTCTGCATTTCCTTCATCGTATAATGTCCTTCTGGCCGACGGTACTCCAATTTCTATGGGTACCACTGCCTCATTACCATAGACCAAGTGAAATGGTGTCAGACCTGTGCTTTCCCGAGGTGTTGTACGATAAGCCCACAGAATGCTTGGTagctcttccacccaattgcCACCAACATGATCTAGTTTGACCTTCAAGCCTCGAACTATTTCTCTATTAATTACCTCGGTCTgcccattgctttgaggataagcTACTGAAGTGAATGCTTACGTTATGTCAAATCCCTTGCACCAAGCATATATTCTTtgcccttgaaattgtcttccattgtcgGACACCAGCTtgtgaggaataccaaatctgcaaaggATGTTCTTCCACAAGAACTGGATGACAGCATCTTCCGTAATCCGGGCCAgggcttctgcttctacccatttggaaaaataatccacaacCACCAACAAGAAGCGCCTCTGACCTGGtgccattggaaatggtcccacgatatccatgccccattgatcaaaaggacatgaCACTATAGATGTTCTTAACAGGGTTGCAGGCCGATGGGTCAagttttgatgtttctggcaggaCAAGCATGTGTTCACTAACTTGTGAGCATCCCTCTGTAAAGTaagccagaaatacccggccaggagCACTTTGCGAGATAATGTCTGACCACCTACATGATTGCCACAacatcccagatgtatttctcgtAAGACCTGGTCGGCTTCCTCCATACTCAAGCATTTAAGTAAGGGTCGGGAGAAGGAcctcttgtagagctggtccccaATCATGACATAAGCATGAGCCTGCCTtcttatcaacctagattcctcgGGGTTGGTCGGTAAGATACCACACTTAAGATAACTGATCACGGGTGCCCGCCAATCGATAATTGCTTCTGTGTTGTTTTGCAAATCTATCTAGGATATCAAAAAGGTTTGTGCCGTTGATCGATCTAACACCCAAGTAGTTAAGGAACTGACCatcttggctaactcatctgcccgcTCATTCTCTGATCTGGGTATCTTTGTGACAGTGACCTCTACAAATTCtgccttcatcttctcataagcttcTCGATACATttgtaatttatcataatttataataaagttgCCTGTAACCTGCTGAGTcaccaactgggaatctgaatagatgATTACCCGAGCTGccccaacatgccgagctgcttgcaatcCAGCCAATaaagcctcatactctgcttcattgttcgtGGCTCGAAAATTCAATCGCACTGCCACCTGGagtatatccccttgaggagataTTACTAAGACCCCGACCCCGCTTCCATGATGATTAGCAGACACATCCACATAGATCTTCCATGTTTCTTCAGGGCGGATTTGATGTACTTCTGTTAAGAAATCTGCCAGGGCCTGTGCCTTAATAGCAGTGCGCagctgatactgtatgtcatattctcatAGTTCTGTGGCCCATTTAATAAGCCGACCTACAACTTCCACATTAGTCAGTGCTCTTCCCATGGTGTTGTTGGTTAAAACTATGATTGGATGCGATAAAAAGTAAGGTCGTAACCACCGAACCATGAgaaccaatccataaaccaactttTCGAGTGTCGTGTATCGGGACTCGGCTCCCTTCAATAAATggctgaagaaatacactggtcATTGTACATTGTCATGTTCTTTAACGAGCACTGCCCCTACAGCCTCAGGGGTGGCCGACCAATAAACCCATAAAGGTTCCCCTACAACTGGCTTAAAAAGAGAGGGCAGGGTCTCCAGATACTTCTTCAGCTCTTCAAAAGCTTtagtgcattcttcatcccagtggaATTTGGAGACCTTCCTTAGCACCTTGAAAAAAGGAGCGGCCCAGTCCGcagatctagaaataaatcttgACAGGGCTGTTATTCTGCCGACCAACTTCTGGGTTTCTTTTAAATTCTGAGGAGGCTGCATATCCTTGAGCACTTGAACCTTTTCAGgattggcctctattcctcgctcggttactaggtaacccaagaattttcctcctttagctccgaataAGCATTTCAAGGGATTGAGCTTTAGCCCATACTGTCAGAGAGTTCTGCATGTTTCCTCCACATCCTTGATCAAGTTTTCAGCCAgcggggatttgatgagtatgtcgtctacatagacctccacatttcgcccaatctgctcccggaagattttgtccataattcgctgatatgtggctccgaCATTCCTGaggccaaagggcatgacagtataacaaaAAGTACCGTCAACcgtaataaaactaaccttctcttggtcttcctgggctagaggtatctgatgatacccctggtaggcgtccagcatacatattCTTTCACATCGGACGGTGGAATCTACCATTTGGTCAATCTGGAGCAGAGGATAGCAGTCTTTGGGACTGGCCCGGTTGAGGTCACGGAAGTCGATACATACTCTCCACCTATTGTTGGGCTTTTTCACCAAAACGACATTGGAGAGCCAGGATGGGAACTGAACCTCCCGAACATGTCTTGCTTTTTTGAGCTGATCTACCTCGGCTCTTATTATTTTGTTCTGCTCAGCTGAGAAATTCCTTTTTCTTCTGCTTCACGGGCCGGGAGTCTAGTAACAGATACAACTTGTGCTCAGCCACCTCTGGTTTGACCCTAGGAAGTTCTTCAGTAGACCAAGCAAAGACATCTCGATTACGGATTAAACACTGAATCAGTTCTTCTTTGAGGAAAGGGGGAAGGTCACTAGCCACCCTAGTCAGACTCTCGGGTCTATCAGCATGTAGTTGTATTTCTTCCCAAGGGATGGGTTCCTCAGCTATAGGAAGAGGCTCTTCTTGAACAACATGAACACCTCCATCCTGCATCCTTTGACGTTTCCGAGCCTCCACTCGGACCATGTCAATATAACACCGCCGAGAAACCTTATGCTCtcctttaacttccccgacctAATCGCCCACAAGAAACTTGATTTTTTGGTGAAAGGTCGAGACGGCAGccctaaattcatgcagggcTGGCCTCCCTAGAATAACATTATAGGAAGAAGGGGAGTCCACTACTATAAATGTGCTCCTCCTTGTACGCACCAGTTGCTCGGTGCCCAAAGATATTGCCAACTTAATCTGGCCCATAGGCTTCACTTCATTGCCGGTAAATCCATATAGAGATGTAGCCACTGGCTGAAGTTCAACAGCATCAATCTGCATTTCTTCAAATGCAGTCCTGAATAAAATGTTAACGGAGCTCCCGGTATCGACAAAAACCCGAGCCACTCGACTATTGGCAATGATGGCTTTGATGATGAGCGCATCATCATGAGGCAACTCCAGACCTTCCAGGTCTGCAGGTCCGAAGCTAAGAACAGGGCCAGCAGCTTGCTCCTGACTGCATCCGACAGCATGAACCTCTAACCGCCGAACATGAGACTTACGTGCTCTTCCTGAGTCTCCGTCGGCCGGCCCTCCAGAAATCATGCCGATCTCTCTAACAGCTGCATTACCTCTGTTTTCGACCTCTCGTGATCCTTCCGGCTCTTTTCCCCGACCAGGATGATGAGTGCTAGGTCCCGCTAGGTCAGGACGAGATGATCCGGCCTGCCCTGCCATCCTTTGTTCTTCCATCATCTTGATCAACTGAGGCGCTAGCTCAGGTGGGGGCAAACCCATCTCTGCAGCTCGTTTAGAGTCTCGAGCAAATTGAAAACATCTGTTAGTATCATGTGTGCGAGATCTATGATAGGTGCAGTACCGATTACTCCCTGGCCCGGGTCGGGGAATGTGTACAGCAGCAACTTGAGGAGCAGGTCGAATTTCCGGCCCGGGATGAAAGGCGGGTTTGGCTTCTCGGACTCGTGGTAGGGGTTGAGGGGGTGGTTGAGGCGTTCTCCTTTCCTGCTTGGGGGTGGAAGGAAGTGGTCTTTCGGCCTTCTTTCGAGCCGCTTGTGCTTCTTCTACCTTGATGTAGGAAGTAACTTTTTCTACCATCTTATCAAAATTCTGAACGGggtttttgatgagatctctaaAGAACTCTCTCTCTCCCAATCCATGAGAGAAAGCGCTCATCAGAATCTCCGAAGTGGCAGTAGGGACAtcttgagccacttgattaaagtGGTTGATGTAATTTCTCAAGGGCTCAATCGGCCCCTGCTTTAGAGCGAAAAGACAATGATCTGTCTTCTGATACTTCTTGCTGCTAGCAAATCGGCGCAAGAAAGCTGTCTTGAAATCCAAGAAACAAGTGATGGACCCTTGAGGCAACCCATCGAACCATTTTAGGGCTGAACCAGATAAAGTGTTCAGGAAAGCTCtgcatttgacagcatcgctaTACTGGCGTAGCAGTGCTGCGTTTTTGAATTTTCGCAAATGATCCTCTGGATCCTTGCTCCCCTCATATTCTCCAATCGATGGAGCTCTATAACCCTTAGGCAGTCTTTCATTTAGAATCCTGGTTGAGAAGGGTACTTTCTCGTCCGGATCTTCGGGGAATGCCTCAGGTATGACGAGGGCCTTTCCTTTCTTCGAATCCCAAGGCTGTGAACTCTCAGCTACAGATGCTTGAGGCTGCTCCTTCTTTAGGCTTTACGCTTGGGGCTCTGGCTAATAATATCCTATGCCCGGCTCACGATAAGGATGTTGAGGAAACACCTCAGGCTGCTTTCTTTTGGAACCCCGATCTGAAACAGGCAAGAGCTCCTTGGAAGCCTCAACAGGGGCTTGTCGTGGTCGCGAGACAATTGCCTGTCTCTCCGAGGCCGCCAATcttttggcctccttgaagagttCATACTCCCCAGCAATCATAGTAACGTGAATGCGGTCAGactcctccatcgtcacgttccggatcaggttgttgtgttcccacagacgagccaaatttgatcctgtccggaagctgagtcggatgaaggcgggccttatGGTGCTAAAGGTTGATGAAGAGTCGACGGGGTGCTGAGTCAGCGAGGTACCCACTGGACAGGTGCACACGAGCGGTTACAAGAAGGAAAGAAAGGACCAGGATGATGGCGCTGTTGTTCTGCACACACTAAGACAAGTCAcacggtcgttagagaccagaaaccagggaaaaagtccccgggtcaggccctccgacgctcaagtcaggtactttttccccagaaatcacagagaaagtaAGAAAAAGTAAAAGACTGATAAGAAATCACGAGTGAGCGtccctgcgtaagggacaaagcatccctttttatactgcaaatGAAGCTTCTGGAACCTGgcgaatgtcagggaatgtcgggtgtcaggctcTGTCTGGCGGTGGTCGACATGTGGCTTTTTCTCATAGGCCGGCGGAGAAACCGAGAGGGGTATGAGCTTCCCActgttagaatattccctgacatgtgatgattgttctctgacaggtggttacgattcctggCAGGCCTATTTGTCATGTAGCGTCTGGCCTCGTGACCCACCTTCGTCTGTGTCATTTGAAGTATGTACATCTCGACGGTCTACTAATTCCTGACCTGCACTCTGGGTTAGCTCCCCGACCCGCATGCTGAGTTCGCTCCATGATCTGATTCTGTTTGTTGTTATCCATGGAATgatcatcccgacctgcacgtatgATCTTCCCAACCTGCATGTTAGGTCGGATCCCTGACCTGTGTCCgtctgttatccatggtatgatcgtcccgacctgtacgtatGATCTTCATGACCTGCATGTTGGGTCAGATCCTTGACCTGCATGTTGGGTCATATCCCTGACCTGTGTCCGTCGTTATCCGTGGTATgatcgtcccgacctgcacgctaggtccgTCCGACGACCCACATGTGTTTGCTGTGATCCATGGGATgatcgtcccgacctgcacgctgggtctgtccgccgacccatATCTGTTTGTTATTATCCATGGTATaatcgtcccgacctgcacgctgggtctgtccgccgacccatATCTGTTTGTTATTATCCATGGTATGatcgtcccgacctgcacactgGGTCAGATCAATGACCCGCATAGCTTCCTCAGAAGTTTTATTCGGTATACCCATCCGATCCATAAGCTGACTCCTTGGTTGCACACAATCCTTGATTATATCTGACTCCCGGGTCTGATCCTCGATTGACCTTGATCCTATGGGTTGGGTCCATTTCTGATTCCCCTTTGGGGTCAAATCCGACCCCCCTGGTACTTCTGATCCCTGACCTTCACGATGGCGTTGTCCCAGaggctagacttttgacctccaggcTGGCATGACTTTTGACTAACCACGAGggctagacttttgacctccaggTTAGCATGACTTTTGACTAGCCACGAGggctagacttttgacctccaggcTGGCGTGACTTTTGACCTTTCTGTAACTTTGACTCCTTGCCAGATCATCTCACAGACCCCACATTCATAtaccgtatatatatatatatatatatatatataaagagagaaTGTCCTATAAAGAAATTTAAGGGTGTTCTAtagaaaagaaatcacaaaattaATCGACCATTCGGGAGTAACTCTTATATTTGGTTCGATTAGTAAACACATTTATTTTAGTTCAATAGtaaaatttgattatttttttgttttagcaatcatacataatttataaataaattaacttatgtaaaacttaatttatttattttaattttttattaagtacataaaaatatataataatttatattttttaatataattttaaattatttataatatgctACAAGTAAAATAAGAATAACATACGTTTCGTACATGCATTAAATTAAAGTTTCATTTAAATTACAAGTACAGTAACATTTAATTTAAATGGTAATAGCGCAGTTAAAAAGTAACAAAAAGAGCTTTAACAGTGGAGCTCAAACGGCTTCTACTCGTCGATTTTGCTGAATGATGATTTCATGTGCCTTCACCGTGATGACCGTACGGGAAGGCAGCACACTGTTCTTCTCTTCCCTTTCCCTGTCGATACGATCCAAAAGCCAGTGTGGGAGTTCAGTCGAGTCCCGTGCGAGGATCAAATCAGGGCAATCGTCCATTTCCATTGTCTCTCGCCTTCTGAATTCAACCTCACTCAACTGATCGCGGGTAGAAACGACGACAGTCTTCAGTCTGGCGGCGCAGTAGATGCTCTCCGGAAGTCCTCTGAGCTTTGGGCAGCCCGTAAATGTGCACCGTTCCAATCTTGAAAACAGCTTCAGGCTTCTTTCTTGTATTGCTCCGACCTCCTCGGACGCAGCGTACAACGTCCACTCTTCCCAATTCGGCATGCCCGTGAATTTCAGGAATTCGAGTCTTGGAAATGCCACGGCTTGAGGGAAACAGACGCCGAGAAACTCAGGCCCGACCTTTCTTACCGCCGACGCTTTTTCGATCTTCAGGAATTTCAGCCGAGGCAGCTGCCCCAGCGGCGGGAGCTCCGTGCAGCAGGGGAAATTGTGGAGAATCAGGTATTCGAGGTGAGGAAACGAAGTCCCCGACGACGTCGACATCATCCAGTGGGGAAATCGCCGGCCTGGGAAGTTGTGGAGAGTAAGTTCCTCCAGGCTCGACGGAGGAAGCAGTCCGCTGCATGTTTTCTCAGCCGCTTCTTTTTCGCCGTCATCTCGCTGTTCACGATTCGTCCACGACAAAGACAGATGCCTGAGAAGTGGTTTGTTCTCGAGCACCAAGGGTCCGGCCATTAATGTTGCCCTTTCCAGCTTACAGGCGGTCAGATATCTGAGATTGGACAGAGACCGCAGCTCTTCCATGTCACACCCGTCGTCCACGTTGGTCGGCAAATCACCATGGCCGACGACGAATCCTTCGATGTGATTAAGGTTTGTCAAGCTTCCCATTCCTCTGGGCAAATGAGTCAACGGTGTTCCTTCAACTCGCAGACACCTTAGCATACCCAAGCTCGTGACGGCCTTAGGAATGCTGCGCAGCGACTCGCACTCGGTGATGTTCAAAGTCTGCAGGTTCGCAAGGCGCCCTATGGATTCAGGTATCTCATGTATCATCGTTCGGTCAAGGTCCAAGTATCTCAGAAGCAACAGATTCGTGAAAATGAAATCTGGAAGACGTTCAATCTGCGTATCGCACACATCCAGTACTCGAAGATTCTTTAATGCTGGGAGTGCAGCTGCCTCGTCTTCGATTGTCTTTGTTTCAGGGCAATCGTAAAGTTGCAAGACTCTCAGACTCTTCTGCTCAAGAACTGCACCAGGAAGCCTTAGCGTGTCTCCTTTGCTTGACATCCACAGTCGACGAATCTGTGTTGATGGGTTTGGGTTTGTGTCTGCAACTCGGCCATCACTGATTACAAGTGCTTCATCTCCGATCAAATTAGTACCAAGAGCTCGCAAAAGGTCGTGcatggagtagtgagtcttgtcTGCAGATCTTGGATCGAACTGAAGAAGATTTCTCATAACTAGTTCTTTGTAATAATCCTCGGCCACCTCTTCCATCAGTTCACCATTTGGCGCATTGATCAATCCTTCCG from Zingiber officinale cultivar Zhangliang chromosome 6B, Zo_v1.1, whole genome shotgun sequence carries:
- the LOC121991592 gene encoding formin-like protein 13, whose product is MEIMRRGRIIMERRALPHSLSSSIGVDSSSHPPRRPIRRGSPAALPSLLSPPTRPWTARASRSATPSRPGVAPRPRPATPVHPRAPTRPRAPRTVQPASSTPLSPVSAPRSTYIPSRGLGERVMGLGVGTSNVSFTNSASRDAYQAARQARTANDRLNQNVSSPSRRRARSPSDDSDSDDQPLCQRRRRLVPRVIPDSSPSSIPSPPRAADFTPSHQVIPPPIPSHADDLPIPSSNQTVPPLAQPFRTQHTQGDEAGPSTRPSTVPPAEPLQGPSSAPSGATAEPSATPGSAVGPSGPPPLTYQDYCTTFPSEAQLWSQTDVPTSSLKMKGRLATLWEENTSGIFQACAESLIMNHSFHATHHQNKMLQDHVAELELQLNDPAQASHALRAEIKSLTSFRASKSDGPISSKVTCCQGLGAGSRSKLKSQEVRLTFQETQLASQATELATARSELAQARATTEGVSTALALYREGENDRCLQHRAEYLRSPEFCAQVGHRFSTSAIYGAGGALRQLHEQDYLRSIPPPEFLDHDRIIKEIPDEIFAPFD
- the LOC121991594 gene encoding putative disease resistance RPP13-like protein 1, which codes for MAMIPDLLVTRYLTKLTDFLEGEICKVIGVKEEIKKFKRRLERLSPYLQDAEQKRHQDNRVNTWLRDLKGIVYDAEDIIELCTLHGGSELMSLQPSSSTLVSRPFTLLASCFACTKFRHEIAVSFERLNDRLKEIKDDSEIIAGLVPLISHQWSQDHPTSQRLTTSLEVKADIVGAKIENDAQTLIRMILKHDHKHNGVFGIVGMGGIGKTTMAHKIFHDERIKNSFPTRVWIHVSKNHKGIELLKQLLKNAKGSDDEAQSIQELESKLVGALVNRFFLVLDDVWSVNAWRDVLRNPILNAKSSGIILVTSRHENVMNDMRASHIHHVQRMNEDDGLELFHKVVFEDEENENPELDEMATKILRKCDGLPLAIKLIAGVLISKKRTRRDWERVVESDSWRMRNNEDELPRALYLSYEDLSSVLKQCFLCCASYVDVSFTADLVRLWIAEGLINAPNGELMEEVAEDYYKELVMRNLLQFDPRSADKTHYSMHDLLRALGTNLIGDEALVISDGRVADTNPNPSTQIRRLWMSSKGDTLRLPGAVLEQKSLRVLQLYDCPETKTIEDEAAALPALKNLRVLDVCDTQIERLPDFIFTNLLLLRYLDLDRTMIHEIPESIGRLANLQTLNITECESLRSIPKAVTSLGMLRCLRVEGTPLTHLPRGMGSLTNLNHIEGFVVGHGDLPTNVDDGCDMEELRSLSNLRYLTACKLERATLMAGPLVLENKPLLRHLSLSWTNREQRDDGEKEAAEKTCSGLLPPSSLEELTLHNFPGRRFPHWMMSTSSGTSFPHLEYLILHNFPCCTELPPLGQLPRLKFLKIEKASAVRKVGPEFLGVCFPQAVAFPRLEFLKFTGMPNWEEWTLYAASEEVGAIQERSLKLFSRLERCTFTGCPKLRGLPESIYCAARLKTVVVSTRDQLSEVEFRRRETMEMDDCPDLILARDSTELPHWLLDRIDREREEKNSVLPSRTVITVKAHEIIIQQNRRVEAV